The window TCTCCTTGAGAATATCGAACAGATTTTCGACGATCCGCGCGGCTTCCCGCTTCGAGACCCCGATACGCTCATAAACTACTTCAACCATATCGGCTTTTGTCATTGCCACCTGCCCTCTTAGTAAAAGTCTGCCGCTTTTCAGCGCACGGTCCCGGCAAACTTCTCCTCGACCCCCTTGATCAGCTGAGTAATAATCGCATTTACTTTTTTATCTGTCAAGGTTTTATTAAGATCCTGAAAAGTCAAGCGAAAGCCCAAACTTTTTTTCCCTTGCGGCAAGGCGTCGCCCTGAAAGACATCAAAGACTTCGACCGCCGCCAACAACTTATGCTGCTGGCGTAGATACTCAAGAATTTCGGCCGCCGGCAATGAGGCATCAAGCAGAAAAGCCAGATCGCGGTACACGGGAGGATAACGAGTCACCCCCTGATAGACTACGCGCCTGCCGCCTGCGGCCTCCACCAAAAAGCCCAATGATAGCTCAAACCCGTAGGTTTCCGGCTCAATATCAAAGGCCCCGGCCACCTCTTCATGCAACAAACCCAGTGAACCTATCGGCCGGCGGTCCAGCATAATAGTCGCGGACCGCCCCGGAGTCAAGCAATTATAGTAGTTCTCCGGAATAAAGTTAAGTTCAACGCCCAATTCCGCGGCGATCGTTTCGAGCAACCCCTTGAGATCAAAGAAATCGTACAGATCCTCCGGAGTAGAAAAATGTTCGGCTTCCCGCCGGCCGCAGACAACCCCGGCCAGACAAAGCTCCTCACAAGGCAATTTTTCCTGGCGACATTGAAAAAAATTACGGCCGATTTCAAAAAGACGAATATCCTTGACGTTAACCCGAAGATTATCCCTGAGATTCAGCAGCAAACCCGGCAACAGAGAGGTCCGCATAACCGCCATCTCGGAACTAATCGGATTACGCAGGCGGACAAAATCGTAAAAACGCTCAGTAGCGGGGAAACGCAGCAACGCTACCGTCTGCGGATCTATAAAACTGTAATTGACGGCTTCATTAAATCCGCAGGCGCTCATGAGGCGACGAATTTTACCCTGAACAATCGAGGCTTCATCATCCCCAACCTCGGGATCAGAAATCCGGGCCGGCGTGACCGAAATCTGATCGTAACCATAAATTCTGGCGACTTCCTCGATTAAATCAACCTCTCTTTCGAGATCAAAGCGCCAGGCGGGCGGCACGACGGTTAATAATTGTTCATCCTCTTTGATTATCTTCAGCTGCAGACGCTTGAGGATATTCTTAATCGTGTTCGACTCCAGGTTGAGTCCCAACAGATTGTTAACCTGAAAAATACGCAGTGCTATCGGAGATAACGGACGTGGATCGGCACAGACATCCAGTTGTCCACGACATACC of the Pseudomonadota bacterium genome contains:
- a CDS encoding phenylalanine--tRNA ligase subunit beta, whose amino-acid sequence is VIGVARELAAIFERRFSLPEPDFPEEAGPVAEKVTITVSDAQLCPRYVGRVVEDVVLGESPLWLKSRLLAAGVRAISNVVDVTNYVMLETGQPLHAFDLDQLEQGRIEVRRAGDECDFTTLDGVQRRLDPETLMICDARSAIAVAGIMGGLNSEINPQTRNVLLESAFFQPASIRRSARRLNLSTEASYRFERGVDSEATARVVDRAAELLHKIAGGRVCRGQLDVCADPRPLSPIALRIFQVNNLLGLNLESNTIKNILKRLQLKIIKEDEQLLTVVPPAWRFDLEREVDLIEEVARIYGYDQISVTPARISDPEVGDDEASIVQGKIRRLMSACGFNEAVNYSFIDPQTVALLRFPATERFYDFVRLRNPISSEMAVMRTSLLPGLLLNLRDNLRVNVKDIRLFEIGRNFFQCRQEKLPCEELCLAGVVCGRREAEHFSTPEDLYDFFDLKGLLETIAAELGVELNFIPENYYNCLTPGRSATIMLDRRPIGSLGLLHEEVAGAFDIEPETYGFELSLGFLVEAAGGRRVVYQGVTRYPPVYRDLAFLLDASLPAAEILEYLRQQHKLLAAVEVFDVFQGDALPQGKKSLGFRLTFQDLNKTLTDKKVNAIITQLIKGVEEKFAGTVR